The Miscanthus floridulus cultivar M001 chromosome 7, ASM1932011v1, whole genome shotgun sequence genome includes a region encoding these proteins:
- the LOC136466534 gene encoding choline/ethanolaminephosphotransferase 1-like, with protein sequence MGYIGHHGVATLRRYKYSGVDHSLVAKYILQPFWSRFVNIFPLWFPPNMITLTGFMFLLTSAFLGFLYSPHLDTAPPRWVHLAHGLLLFLYQTFDAVDGKQARRTNSSSPLGELFDHGCDALACAFESLAFGSTAMCGKAAFWFWFISAVPFYFATWEHFFTNILILPIVNGPTEGLMLIYLCHFFTFFTGAEWWAQDFQKSMPLLGWVPLISEIPVYDIVLCLMIAFAVIPTIGSNIHNVYKVVEARKGSMVLALAMLFPFGLLLAGVLVWSYLSPSDIMRNQPHLLIIGTGFAFGFLVGRMILAHLCDEPKGLKTGMCMSLAYFPFAIANALTARLYDGNPFVDEQLVLLMYCLFTVALYMHFATSVIHEITNALGIHCFRITRKKA encoded by the exons ATGGGTTACATTGGCCACCACGGCGTCGCCACGCTGCGGCGCTACAAGTACAGCGGCGTCGACCACTCGCTCGTCGCCAAGTACATCCTCCAGCCCTTCTGGTCCCGATTCGTCAACATCTTCCCGCTTTGGTTCCC ACCAAACATG ATTACATTGACAGGTTTCATGTTTCTACTGACATCGGCATTCCTTGGCTTT TTATATTCACCACATCTAGATACAGCACCCCCCAGATGGGTTCACCTTGCTCATGGACTGCTTCTCTTCCTTTATCAG ACTTTTGATGCTGTGGATGGAAAACAAGCAAGGCGTACCAACTCATCAAGTCCTCTAGGCGAACTTTTTGACCACG GATGTGATGCACTTGCCTGTGCT TTTGAGTCCTTGGCTTTTGGAAGCACGGCAATGTGTGGAAAGGCTGCCTTCTGGTTTTGGTTCATTTCAGCTGTCCCATTTTACTTCGCAACCTGGGAACA CTTTTTTACAAATATACTTATTCTTCCTATAGTCAATGGACCAACTGAAGGCCTTATGCTGATCTACTTGTGCCATTTTTTCACCTTTTTCACAG GAGCTGAGTGGTGGGCACAGGATTTTCAGAAATCAATGCCCCTACTGGGTTGGGTGCCTCTTATTTCTG AAATCCCGGTGTATGACATTGTGCTGTGTCTTATGATTGCTTTTGCTGTAATCCCAACAATTGGATCTAA CATTCACAATGTATATAAAGTCGTTGAAGCAAGAAAAGGAAGCATGGTGCTGGCACTAGCCATG CTCTTTCCTTTTGGTTTGCTCTTGGCTGGAGTTCTTGTCTG GTCCTACCTTTCTCCTTCAGATATAATGAGAAATCAACCACATTTGCTAATTATTGGAACTGGTTTTGCATTTGGATTTCTTGTG GGAAGAATGATTCTGGCTCACTTATGTGATGAACCCAAAGGTCTGAAAACAGGGATGTGCATG TCCCTTGCGTATTTTCCATTTGCAATTGCAAATGCGCTGACTGCCCGGCTTTATGATGG AAATCCCTTCGTTGATGAGCAGCTAGTTCTCCTGATGTACTGCTTATTTACAG TGGCTCTGTACATGCATTTTGCTACGTCTGTTATTCATGAGATCACCAATGCGCTTGGGATTCATTGCTTCAG GATCACTAGGAAAAAGGCATAG
- the LOC136462595 gene encoding pentatricopeptide repeat-containing protein At2g17670-like — protein sequence MGKVRHAAKLPLALIPKPKPRPHAASPSTPPPRAPPPAHPPANPAKPRKKPHGTSKRSTALPPAAAPAVQEERKPIRTPADLAAAIRLAADADVDAAAALALSAPPDVPLPTHSLALLLRRLATTRSVFAARGLLDKLHPAGQEDGAPRPNPAPRGALLALADAVCHRGGLREISSVLPVLRDHGVRADAHLYNALMKAHVAADDPGAVLRVFRQMRGDGVDPDLVTYNTLIFGLARARMVAKARAFLDAMAAEGHLPDVITYTSLMNGMCVQGDALGALKLLEEMEAKGCQPNERTYNTLLMGLCKNKKLDKAVEVYKSMLAAGMKLESPAYASYVRALCRSGSVADAYEVFDYAIQTKSFTEVTAYSELENSLKWLHKMKS from the coding sequence ATGGGGAAGGTGCGGCACGCCGCCAAGCTCCCCCTCGCCCTCATCCCCAAGCCAAAGCCCAGACCCCACGCGGCTTCTccctccacgccgccgccgcgtgcTCCTCCGCCCGCGCACCCACCCGCCAATCCTGCAAAACCCCGCAAGAAGCCCCACGGAACCTCCAAAAGATCCACAGCCCtgccccccgccgccgccccggccGTGCAGGAGGAGCGGAAGCCCATCCGTACGCCGGCCGACCTCGCGGCCGCCATCCGCTTGGCGGCGGATGCGGACGTGGACGCGGCGGCCGCCCTGGCCCTCTCCGCGCCGCCGGACGTGCCGCTGCCGACGCACTCCCTCgcgctcctcctccgccgcctcgccACCACCCGTTCCGTCTTCGCCGCGCGGGGCCTCCTCGACAAGCTCCACCCCGCCGGCCAGGAGGACGGCGCCCCGCGCCCCAACCCGGCGCCGCGCGGGGCGCTGCTCGCGCTCGCCGACGCCGTGTGCCACCGCGGCGGGCTGCGCGAGATCTCCAGCGTCCTCCCGGTGCTCAGGGACCACGGCGTCCGCGCCGACGCGCACCTCTACAACGCCCTCATGAAGGCGCACGTCGCGGCGGACGACCCCGGGGCCGTCCTCAGGGTGTTCCGGCAGATGAGGGGCGACGGCGTCGACCCCGACCTCGTCACCTACAACACGCTCATCTTCGGCCTTGCGCGCGCCAGGATGGTCGCCAAGGCCAGGGCTTTCCTCGACGCCATGGCCGCGGAAGGCCACCTCCCGGACGTCATCACCTACACCTCGCTCATGAACGGGATGTGCGTCCAGGGCGACGCGCTTGGGGCGCTGAAGCTACTcgaggagatggaggccaagggGTGCCAGCCCAATGAGCGCACCTACAACACGCTGCTAATGGGTCTCTGCAAGAACAAGAAGCTGGACAAGGCCGTCGAGGTGTACAAGTCCATGTTAGCGGCTGGGATGAAGCTTGAGTCGCCGGCGTACGCCTCCTATGTCAGGGCGCTGTGTCGATCGGGCAGCGTCGCCGACGCGTATGAGGTGTTTGATTATGCGATTCAGACCAAGAGTTTCACCGAGGTGACGGCGTATTCTGAGCTTGAGAACTCTCTCAAGTGGCTGCACAAGATGAAGTCATGA